In a genomic window of Physeter macrocephalus isolate SW-GA chromosome 14, ASM283717v5, whole genome shotgun sequence:
- the ZNF394 gene encoding zinc finger protein 394, whose product MSWLWTASQGSVAALPLSDGPWIVKVEEDSPGGGESNPLGNCPDPETSRRHFRRFRYQEVAGPEEALSRLRELCRRWLRPEVHSKEQILELLVLEQFLTILPQKLQSWVRKHCPESGEEAAALVWALQRELDETSRQGLVTVQDVAVSLTWEEWERLGPAQRDLYRESAPKDYGNAVSPSLETRIENKGLILKQEILEEVEPQGQLQGSQEKGPLSSDCGVAHEDRIEKPSGGPSLLKLEKPPEDQGVTSISDLKSAPREEGDSKNNEFGTSAKSSNFVPAQHIQTAERPITGECGNNCKHRLDTVKPHESLDSGENCHHSRLLEAQRRFHEERPYMCDTCEKSFKQRSDLFKHQRTHTGEKPYGCSVCGKSFSQSATLVKHQRTHTGEKPYTCSKCGDSFRQSSNLSRHQRVHMGEKHYTCHECGEICRISNHFRHQRTHQGERPYTCEECAKSFKRCSDLSKHQRIHTGEKPYECQECGKSFSQSATLVKHQRTHTGEKPYMCPKCGDSFRQSSHLNRHQRVHMGEKHYTCHECGEICRISNHFRHQRTHQGERPYTCEECAKSFKRCSDLSKHQRIHTGEKPYECQECGKSFSQSTTLVKHQRTHTGEKPYRCLECGDSFRQSSHLIRHQRMHRNKAPSF is encoded by the exons ATGAGTTGGCTCTGGACCGCAAGTCAAGGCAGCGTCGCTGCTCTGCCCCTGAGTGACGGACCTTGGATAGTGAAAGTGGAGGAAGATTCACCCGGAGGTGGGGAGTCCAATCCACTAGGGAACTGTCCGGATCCCGAAACTTCCCGACGGCATTTTAGGCGGTTCCGTTATCAAGAGGTGGCCGGACCCGAAGAGGCGCTGAGCCGACTCAGGGAACTTTGTCGACGGTGGCTGAGGCCCGAGGTGCACTCGAAAGAGCAGATCCTGGAGCTGCTGGTGCTGGAGCAGTTCCTGACCATCCTGCCCCAGAAGCTCCAGTCCTGGGTGCGCAAGCACTGCCCGGAGAGCGGGGAGGAGGCTGCCGCCTTGGTTTGGGCTCTACAGAGAGAGCTTGATGAGACCTCACGCCAG GGGTTGGTGACAGTCCAGGATGTGGCTGTGTCTCTAACCTGGGAGGAGTGGGAGCGTCTGGGCCCAGCACAGAGGGACCTCTACAGGGAGAGTGCGCCGAAGGATTATGGGAACGCAGTCTCGCCAA GTTTGGAAACGAGAATTGAGAACAAAGGGTTGATTCTAAAGCAAGAAATTCTAGAAGAAGTGGAGCCACAAGGGCAGCTACAAGGGTCCCAGGAGAAGGGGCCCCTGTCTTCTGACTGTGGGGTTGCCCATGAGGACAGGATAGAAAAGCCATCAGGCGGCCCCTCATTGCTGAAACTTGAAAAGCCTCCTGAAGATCAGGGAGTCACCAGCATCTCAGATCTCAAGAGTGCTCCCAGAGAAGAGGGAGACTCCAAAAACAATGAATTTGGGACTAGTGCCAAAAGTTCAAACTTTGTTCCTGCTCAGCACATCCAGACAGCAGAGAGACCCATTACCGGTGAATGTGGGAACAATTGCAAACACAGGTTAGATACTGTGAAACCTCATGAATCTCTTGACAGTGGGGAAAACTGCCATCATTCAAGGCTACTTGAGGCCCAGAGGCGGTTCCATGAAGAAAGACCTTATATGTGTGACACCTGTGAGAAGAGTTTCAAACAGCGTTCCGACCTCTTTAAACACCAGAGAACCCACACCGGGGAGAAGCCCTACGGGTGTTCTGTCTGTGGGAAAAGCTTCAGTCAGAGCGCTACCCTCGTTAAACACCAGAggactcacactggagagaagccgTACACCTGCTCCAAGTGTGGGGACAGCTTCAGACAGAGCTCAAATCTCAGTCGGCATCAGAGAGTCCACATGGGGGAGAAGCACTACACGTGTCACGAGTGCGGGGAAATCTGCCGTATCTCCAACCATTTTAGACATCAGAGGACACACCAGGGAGAGAGACCCTACACGTGTGAAGAGTGTGCGAAGAGCTTTAAACGGTGTTCCGACCTCTCCAAACACCAGAGAATCCACACCGGGGAGAAGCCCTACGAATGCCAAGAATGTGGGAAAAGCTTCAGTCAGAGCGCAACCCTTGTTAAACACCAGAGGACACACACAGGTGAGAAGCCGTACATGTGCCCCAAATGTGGGGACAGCTTCAGACAGAGCTCACACCTCAACCGGCATCAGAGAGTCCACATGGGGGAGAAGCACTACACGTGTCACGAGTGCGGGGAAATCTGCCGTATCTCCAACCATTTTAGACATCAGAGGACACACCAGGGAGAGAGACCCTACACGTGTGAAGAGTGTGCGAAGAGCTTTAAACGGTGTTCCGACCTCTCCAAACACCAGAGaatccacactggggagaagccCTACGAATGCCAAGAATGTGGGAAAAGCTTCAGTCAGAGCACAACCCTCGTTAAACACCagagaactcacactggagagaagccttacAGATGTCTTGAATGTGGGGACAGCTTTAGACAGAGTTCACACCTCATCCGACACCAAAGAATGCACAGAAATAAAGCCCCATCATTTTGA